A portion of the Bombus pascuorum chromosome 8, iyBomPasc1.1, whole genome shotgun sequence genome contains these proteins:
- the LOC132909774 gene encoding coronin-2B-like isoform X1, with protein MGYNIANWEMIRTREELVEKLGLDAADDTHTLLNNMVDVRACYKPNGKSWFRGVRSSKFRHVYGVPAKREKCYDNIKITKNAHDSQFCAVNPKFLAIVTEVAGGGAFLVLPLDRTGRLDFNASRVTGHTGPVLDIKWNPFNDNIIASCSDDCTIKLWHIPDGGISRNLTEWLVELQGHKRRVAYIEWHPVAENVLFSAGFDHLVIVWDINKGEAVNIIDRHPDVIYSISLNRDGSLLATTCKDKKLRVFEPRSGIVVSEGVCHAGTKASKVVFLGSSGRLLTTGFSRHSDRQYAIWSQHDLNVPLICETIDSSSGVVFPYYDNDTNMVYLAGKGDGNIRYYEVVNEAPWMHYLSQFISGNPQRGLGIMPKRGVNTAICEVFRFYKLHATRGMCEPISMIVPRKSDQFQEDLYPDTVGTCPALSARDWISGMNNPPILISLKTGGSITTHKPRVYKPPQLPPTTDLNNKKKFAFLSTETVPDYRPIEFHDMSEKSQKTSSNQSTKFQQLQQKFGSVVLQKNIISAPLNDNKVLENVDIPNNEAELRLAFARQTDELRLVRRQLTNSQLRVKELEEQLRKLQRQ; from the exons TCGTGGTTCCGTGGCGTTCGAAGCAGCAAATTTCGCCACGTATACGGCGTACCAGCAAAACGGGAGAAATGCTACGACAATATCAAGATCACGAAGAACGCCCACGACTCGCAATTCTGCGCAGTGAATCCCAAGTTCCTGGCCATCGTAACGGAAGTGGCTGGCGGCGGAGCATTTCTAGTCTTGCCGCTCGATCGC aCTGGTAGGCTGGATTTTAACGCTAGTAGAGTGACTGGACACACTGGACCGGTTCTGGACATCAAGTGGAATCCGTTTAACGATAACATCATCGCTTCCTGTTCCGACGACTGCACT ATAAAACTGTGGCACATTCCTGACGGTGGTATATCACGAAATCTGACCGAGTGGCTAGTTGAGTTGCAAGGGCACAAACGTCGTGTCGCGTACATAGAATGGCATCCTGTTGCTGAGAACGTGCTTTTCAGCGCTGGCTTCGATCATCTTGTTATCGTATGGGACATAAATAAAGGAGAGGCTGTCAATATCATCGATAGGCATCCTGACGTCATTTATAGTATATCGTTGAATCGTGACGGTAGCTTGCTGGCGACAACGTGCaaggataaaaaattaagGGTTTTCGAGCCAAGATCTGGCATCGTAGTTTCT GAAGGAGTTTGCCATGCCGGAACAAAAGCTAGCAAAGTGGTTTTCCTTGGTAGCTCTGGACGTCTTCTTACGACTGGCTTCAGTCGTCACTCCGACAGACAGTATGCCATTTGGAGTCAGCATGATTTGAACGTACCATTGATATGTGAAACTATTGATTCCTCCAGTGGAGTAGTATTTCCATATTATGATAATGACACCAACATGGTGTATCTGGCGGGAAAG GGTGATGGTAATATTCGATACTATGAAGTAGTAAACGAGGCACCCTGGATGCATTACCTCAGTCAATTCATCTCTGGAAATCCTCAAAGAGGATTAGGTATAATGCCAAAGAGGGGCGTAAACACAGCCATCTGCGAAGtatttagattttataaattgcacGCGACTCGAGGAATGTGCGAGCCGATATCCATGATAGTTCCTCGAAAG AGCGACCAATTTCAAGAAGATCTATATCCTGACACTGTAGGTACCTGTCCAGCTTTATCAGCCAGGGATTGGATAAGTGGCATGAATAATCCACCAATTTTAATCTCTTTGAAAACCG GTGGTAGCATTACCACGCACAAACCACGAGTGTACAAACCACCGCAACTTCCACCGACAAccgatttaaataataagaagaaattcGCCTTTTTGTCTACCGAGACTGTACCAGATTACAGGCCCATCGAGTTTCACGATATGTCAGAGAAAAGCCAAAAAACTTCTAGCAATCAAAGCACCAAGTTCCAACAGTTGCAACAAAAATTCGGCAGTGTTGTGCTACAG aaaaatatcatttccGCGCCACTGAACGATAATAAGGTCTTGGAGAATGTAGACATTCCTAACAACGAGGCTGAATTAAGATTAGCATTTGCTCGTCAGACTGACGAGTTACGATTGGTACGAAGGCAGCTCACGAATAGTCAGTTACGCGTGAAAGAACTGGAAGAGCAACTTCGCAAGCTTCAGCGTcagtaa
- the LOC132909774 gene encoding coronin-2B-like isoform X2, whose protein sequence is MTNDKQSWFRGVRSSKFRHVYGVPAKREKCYDNIKITKNAHDSQFCAVNPKFLAIVTEVAGGGAFLVLPLDRTGRLDFNASRVTGHTGPVLDIKWNPFNDNIIASCSDDCTIKLWHIPDGGISRNLTEWLVELQGHKRRVAYIEWHPVAENVLFSAGFDHLVIVWDINKGEAVNIIDRHPDVIYSISLNRDGSLLATTCKDKKLRVFEPRSGIVVSEGVCHAGTKASKVVFLGSSGRLLTTGFSRHSDRQYAIWSQHDLNVPLICETIDSSSGVVFPYYDNDTNMVYLAGKGDGNIRYYEVVNEAPWMHYLSQFISGNPQRGLGIMPKRGVNTAICEVFRFYKLHATRGMCEPISMIVPRKSDQFQEDLYPDTVGTCPALSARDWISGMNNPPILISLKTGGSITTHKPRVYKPPQLPPTTDLNNKKKFAFLSTETVPDYRPIEFHDMSEKSQKTSSNQSTKFQQLQQKFGSVVLQKNIISAPLNDNKVLENVDIPNNEAELRLAFARQTDELRLVRRQLTNSQLRVKELEEQLRKLQRQ, encoded by the exons TCGTGGTTCCGTGGCGTTCGAAGCAGCAAATTTCGCCACGTATACGGCGTACCAGCAAAACGGGAGAAATGCTACGACAATATCAAGATCACGAAGAACGCCCACGACTCGCAATTCTGCGCAGTGAATCCCAAGTTCCTGGCCATCGTAACGGAAGTGGCTGGCGGCGGAGCATTTCTAGTCTTGCCGCTCGATCGC aCTGGTAGGCTGGATTTTAACGCTAGTAGAGTGACTGGACACACTGGACCGGTTCTGGACATCAAGTGGAATCCGTTTAACGATAACATCATCGCTTCCTGTTCCGACGACTGCACT ATAAAACTGTGGCACATTCCTGACGGTGGTATATCACGAAATCTGACCGAGTGGCTAGTTGAGTTGCAAGGGCACAAACGTCGTGTCGCGTACATAGAATGGCATCCTGTTGCTGAGAACGTGCTTTTCAGCGCTGGCTTCGATCATCTTGTTATCGTATGGGACATAAATAAAGGAGAGGCTGTCAATATCATCGATAGGCATCCTGACGTCATTTATAGTATATCGTTGAATCGTGACGGTAGCTTGCTGGCGACAACGTGCaaggataaaaaattaagGGTTTTCGAGCCAAGATCTGGCATCGTAGTTTCT GAAGGAGTTTGCCATGCCGGAACAAAAGCTAGCAAAGTGGTTTTCCTTGGTAGCTCTGGACGTCTTCTTACGACTGGCTTCAGTCGTCACTCCGACAGACAGTATGCCATTTGGAGTCAGCATGATTTGAACGTACCATTGATATGTGAAACTATTGATTCCTCCAGTGGAGTAGTATTTCCATATTATGATAATGACACCAACATGGTGTATCTGGCGGGAAAG GGTGATGGTAATATTCGATACTATGAAGTAGTAAACGAGGCACCCTGGATGCATTACCTCAGTCAATTCATCTCTGGAAATCCTCAAAGAGGATTAGGTATAATGCCAAAGAGGGGCGTAAACACAGCCATCTGCGAAGtatttagattttataaattgcacGCGACTCGAGGAATGTGCGAGCCGATATCCATGATAGTTCCTCGAAAG AGCGACCAATTTCAAGAAGATCTATATCCTGACACTGTAGGTACCTGTCCAGCTTTATCAGCCAGGGATTGGATAAGTGGCATGAATAATCCACCAATTTTAATCTCTTTGAAAACCG GTGGTAGCATTACCACGCACAAACCACGAGTGTACAAACCACCGCAACTTCCACCGACAAccgatttaaataataagaagaaattcGCCTTTTTGTCTACCGAGACTGTACCAGATTACAGGCCCATCGAGTTTCACGATATGTCAGAGAAAAGCCAAAAAACTTCTAGCAATCAAAGCACCAAGTTCCAACAGTTGCAACAAAAATTCGGCAGTGTTGTGCTACAG aaaaatatcatttccGCGCCACTGAACGATAATAAGGTCTTGGAGAATGTAGACATTCCTAACAACGAGGCTGAATTAAGATTAGCATTTGCTCGTCAGACTGACGAGTTACGATTGGTACGAAGGCAGCTCACGAATAGTCAGTTACGCGTGAAAGAACTGGAAGAGCAACTTCGCAAGCTTCAGCGTcagtaa